The Flavipsychrobacter sp. genome contains the following window.
GTCAAGCTTATTTTGACGAGCATAAATTTCTTTCATTGCTACGATAGTAGATCTGTAAGTGCTTCTGTCTTCAGACTTAAGCGTTTCTACTTGAGGATCTAATTTATCAAGAGTAGTTTGCAAATAAGGAAGTGCTTTTTCAAACAATGCATCTCTCTTTTTCTGCAACTCATCATATTTTTTATTCTCTTCAGCACTAGTACCAAGTTGGTTCATTGCAGTTATTACTTCAGAAGCGTTGTTGAAATATAATGCACCTAAGTTGTAGTTATAAAGGAAGTTTTCAGGTTGTGCATTTACTGCTTTTAAGTATGCAGTTTCAGCTTTTTGTACTAATTCATCATAGTTAGCAGGTTTCTCCTTTGAACTAGCCATACTATTATAACCATTACCAAGGTTATACTGTAATTCAGCATTATCAGGGTCTCCTGCTACTGCAGTTTCTAACTTTTTAATTAATACTTCTTGTTGATCTGTTCTGATATAGTAGTTCAACTCTTCATTTCTAAGAGAAGTACTTGCAGGATATTTTGCTCTACCCTCTTCAAGAAGTTCTATTTGAGCTTTATCATTACTTTGTTGCTTATATATATTCGAAAGCATTAAGTAAATATTATCACTAGTACTTATAGGATCATCTTTCAACTCATTAAGTACAGGTATCACTTCATCATACATCTGGCCATAAAAACCACAATATGCTTGTATTATTTTGGATTGAGATGCAATAGTATCTAGTGTTTTCTTTCCTTCAAAACGTTTGCCGCCATCGATGTTTCTTATGGCAACAGCTTGTGCTCCATAGTTAAATCCATCTTTATATTGTTTCTGACCATAAGCCGTAACCGCATCATTATAATAGTTATAAGTGCTGATAATTAAAGCTTGATCAACATCACTTTTCTTATAATTTGGATCAAGTGAAATTAATTTAGTATATGCATCTACTGCTTTTCTGTATGGTGCTTCTGCTTTATAAGCAGGGTCGTTTTGCATACCCATATAGATATTACCCTTTACATACCAAGTTTTTGGGAAATCTTTTGTAGAGGGGTCAGTTTCCGCTTCGGTGATATATTTTAAAGCTTCCGCAAAGTTCTTTTTACCATATTCTAGTGCGGCACTGGTAACATTCTTCTTTTGTGCCCAAACAAAATTTGTTGCTAATAGGCAAACTAAAACTAGTGTGATCTTCTTCATTTACATCTTATTTATTAATAATAGATATCTGTGTATAGTATAAAGCAAAAATAAAACCAATAAATGATTTAATAGTAACCAAAATGACATATTAACATAAACAAATAAGCCGCATGTAAAAAAACACACGGCTTAAAAATGCTATTTATTCTTTAGGCTTATTCTTCTGCTTCTGTGGCAGTAGCGTCTGTTGTACTTTCGTCAACTTCTTCCCCTTCATCTTCATCGTCTTTGTCTACTATTTTAGCAATAGCAGCTATTTCATCGCCTTCGTCTATGTTGATCAATTTAACACCTTGAGTTGCTCTACCTGCTTCACGAATAGCTTCAACTTCCATACGTATTGTAATACCAGACTTACAAGTGATCATTAGATCATTCTCTTCCGACACTGCTAATAAACCAACAAGACCGCCTGTTTTTTCTGTGATGTTAATAGTTTTTACACCTTTACCACCACGATTGGTAACTCTGTAAGTTGTTTCCAGCTCTCCTGTTTCTTCATTCTTGGTTAAGAATGGAGTACGTTTTCCTAAGCCTCTTTCCGAAACTACAAGCACTTGCGTCTGTTCATCGTCTTTGGCTAAACAAACAAGGCCTACAACACCGTCATTCTCGTCAGACAACTCAATACCATTTACACCTATTGCTCCTCTTCCCGTAGGTCTAACCTTGCTTTCTTCAAAACAAATAGCCCTACCTGATTTTACAGCCATCATGATATAGTTATTGCCATCAGTAAGTTTTGCTTCTAATAGCTCATCCCCCTCTTGTATAGTAATTGCATTTACCCCAGTTTGGCGTGGGCGGCTAAAGTCTTCCAGCTTAGTTTTCTTAACAATACCCTTCTTCGTGCACAATACGACAAACTTCCCTTCAATACGCTCTTTTTCTTCTAGTTTGTATACATCTATAATTGTTCTGATGTTATCATCAGGCGGTATTTGTAGCAAGTTTTGTATCGCTCTGCCCTTAGCGTTTCTATCAGCTTCAGGTATCTCATATACCTTCAACCAGAAACAACGCCCTTTTTCTGTAAAGAACATTAATGTGTCATGCGTTGAGGCAATGAATAGATGTTCTATATAATCTTCTTCTCTGGTGCGTCCACCTCTAGAACCTCTACCTCCACGTTTTTGTGCACGATATTCTGTAGCAGAAGTACGTTTGATATATCCTAAGTGAGAAACGGTGATAACAACATCTTCCTCCTCAATTAGATCTTCAATACGCATTTCATTAGCTAGGTATTGTATTTCAGATTTACGCTCGTCTCCAAACTTCTTTCTTACATCTTCCAGCTCCTCTTTAATGATATCGAAACGCATCCCTTCATTAGCCAAAATCTCTTTGTAATGAGCAATACGTTTCATTATCTCAGCATGCTCTTCACGTATCTTATCGCGCTCCATGCCTGTAAGACGTTGAAGACGTAGCTCCAATACAGCTTTTGCCTGTATTTCAGACATCTCAAACTTTTCGATCAAGCCTTGTTTTGCTTGCTCTGGGTTTGGAGAATTTCTTATAAGAGAAATAACCTCATCTAAATGGTCTAGAGCTATAAGATAACCTTCTAAAATATGAGCTCTTTTCTCTGCTTCTCTTAGTTCATATTGAGTTCTTCTTACAACAACTTCATGACGGAAACCTACAAACTCTGAAATCATATCTTTCAGGTTTAAGGTACGAGGTCTACCTTTTACAAGGGCTACATTGTTAATACCGTAAGAGGTTTGTAGCTCACTGTATTTGTACAGCTGATTGATGATCACTTGTGCTACGGCATCTCTTCTTAACTCTACAACTACCCTTGTCCCGTCTTTATTAGACTCGTTGGCTACGTGTGTAATCCCTTCAATTACTTTATTGTTTACGAGGTTACCTATTTTTTCTGCCAGTGCATCACGACTTACTTGATAAGGTACTTCTGTAATAACAATTTGTTCTTTGCCGCTTTTTAAGGTCTCTACATTTACTTTACCACGCAGTACTACTCTACCACGGCCAGTATGCATACCCTGTTTTATGCCGTCAATACCAAAGATGATACCACCTGTTGGGAAATCGGGAGCTTTAACGAATTTCATCAATTCGTCGATAGTGATCTCATTATTATCGATATAAGCAACACAACCATCTATTACTTCAGATAAATTGTGCGGCATCATATTAGTAGCCATACCTACCGCAATACCTGAAGATCCATTGATCAATAGCTGTGGTATGCGCGTTGGCATTACAGTTGGTTCTTGTAAAGAGTCGTCAAAGTTCAACGAAAAATCAACGGTTTCCTTATCAAGGTCATCCATCATACTTTCAGACAAACGCTGTAAGCGTGCCTCTGTATAACGCATTGCTGCCGGTCCGTCACCATCTTGAGAACCAAAGTTACCCTGGCCATCTACAAGGTTATAACGCATGCTCCAAGGTTGAGCCATACGCACCATTGCATCATATACTGCAGTATCACCATGCGGGTGGTACTTACCCAGCACCTCACCGACTATACGGGCAGATTTCTTATAAGGCTTGTTGTAGTTGATACCCAATTCGTGCATGGCAAATAATACACGCCTGTGCACCGGTTTAAGACCATCACGAACATCTGGTAGTGCACGACCAACTATAACCGACATGGAATAATCGATATAGGCCGTTTTCATCTGCTCTTCTATATTGATCTGGATGATTTTGTCATTTTCAGGAGTCTCCTCCGATGACGACAAATTCTCATTATTTTCGTCCATAAATACTCGTTAAAAAGAATGTACAAATATAACAAAAATGCCCCGTATTGTCGGTATGGAAAGTATCCACAAATGTGCATTTTGTGTATAAGTGAACCAATCTTTACAGTAAGATGAAATCAATATGTAAATACCTGTATTATATAGCTTTTGCAGCGATATTTTTTTCCTGCAATATCTCAAATAATAGCTTTAGGAATAATAGGATGAAGCGAGAACATGCTACCCTATTGCTGCAGCCTATTTCTTATCAAAATATTGACTTTGAGGAAGATATTATCAACCAGATACAGGAGTTCTATGGCTTCAATGTTATTGTAGCAAAAAGTATTCAAGTACCACAAAGTTTTGTCAACTACGAAAAAGGGTTTAGATACTCAGCCAGCGATATTTTAGACTATCTAGGAGTTATAAAGACAGATGATCACTCCTTAGTACTTGGGATAACAGCTACTGATATATTCGTTAGCAAAAAAGATAAATACAGAAATATTAAAAAACCGGAAAATAAGTACCGTGTTTGGGGTATAATGGGACTGGCTAAAAGACCTGGAGTTGCAGCTGTAGTGTCTACTAAAAGACTACAAAATGCCAGCAAACAGAAATATAAAGAACGTCTACTTAAAGTAATACTTCACGAAATAGGTCACAACTTAGGATTAAAGCATTGTGAAGACAAAAAATGCCTAATGACAGATGCGGTAGAAAAGGTAAGCACAATTGACCATGCATTACTAGGCTTGTGTAGTAATTGTAGTAGGCAAATAGGCAATTAGTCTTTCTTCTTCAGTATAGATACTGTTAACCTACTCACGCAGACCAGCTTCTCTCTTTCATCTCGTATTTTAATATCCCAGACATGGGTAGTAGCGCCTATATGCAAAGGCTCTGCTCTAGCCGTTACTATACCGGATCTCTTACCTCTTACATGATTGCAGTTTATTTCAATTCCTACACATATCTGCTGCTCATTATCTATACACAACGATGAAGCTACACTGCCTACAGTCTCAGCCAAAGCTGCTGATGCACCACCATGTAGCAGGCCATAAGGCTGACGGGTACGGTTGTCTACAGGCATGGTTGCCTCTATATAATTATCGGCAACTGTAGTAAAGACCATGCCTAGTGTCTCCCCCATTGTATTAGCAGACAAAGCATTCATTTGTGCCAAATCAGGCTGTGTTTTCCAGATCATAAGCACTAAAATATAGTTTGAATCACTAACAATGATATAAAGTTTAACCCTAAAACAAACATACTTTTAAGTAGTAGCTGCCTATAAAATTTACTTTTCTTAAGTAATAACATAATAGTTAAAAATATCGCAAGCAATATCAATAAAACTGTTGATATTTTAAACCCTAACAGTGGCCACCTTTGTATAGTAAATACAGTCGTT
Protein-coding sequences here:
- the gyrA gene encoding DNA gyrase subunit A, which produces MDENNENLSSSEETPENDKIIQINIEEQMKTAYIDYSMSVIVGRALPDVRDGLKPVHRRVLFAMHELGINYNKPYKKSARIVGEVLGKYHPHGDTAVYDAMVRMAQPWSMRYNLVDGQGNFGSQDGDGPAAMRYTEARLQRLSESMMDDLDKETVDFSLNFDDSLQEPTVMPTRIPQLLINGSSGIAVGMATNMMPHNLSEVIDGCVAYIDNNEITIDELMKFVKAPDFPTGGIIFGIDGIKQGMHTGRGRVVLRGKVNVETLKSGKEQIVITEVPYQVSRDALAEKIGNLVNNKVIEGITHVANESNKDGTRVVVELRRDAVAQVIINQLYKYSELQTSYGINNVALVKGRPRTLNLKDMISEFVGFRHEVVVRRTQYELREAEKRAHILEGYLIALDHLDEVISLIRNSPNPEQAKQGLIEKFEMSEIQAKAVLELRLQRLTGMERDKIREEHAEIMKRIAHYKEILANEGMRFDIIKEELEDVRKKFGDERKSEIQYLANEMRIEDLIEEEDVVITVSHLGYIKRTSATEYRAQKRGGRGSRGGRTREEDYIEHLFIASTHDTLMFFTEKGRCFWLKVYEIPEADRNAKGRAIQNLLQIPPDDNIRTIIDVYKLEEKERIEGKFVVLCTKKGIVKKTKLEDFSRPRQTGVNAITIQEGDELLEAKLTDGNNYIMMAVKSGRAICFEESKVRPTGRGAIGVNGIELSDENDGVVGLVCLAKDDEQTQVLVVSERGLGKRTPFLTKNEETGELETTYRVTNRGGKGVKTINITEKTGGLVGLLAVSEENDLMITCKSGITIRMEVEAIREAGRATQGVKLINIDEGDEIAAIAKIVDKDDEDEGEEVDESTTDATATEAEE
- a CDS encoding matrixin family metalloprotease, which codes for MKREHATLLLQPISYQNIDFEEDIINQIQEFYGFNVIVAKSIQVPQSFVNYEKGFRYSASDILDYLGVIKTDDHSLVLGITATDIFVSKKDKYRNIKKPENKYRVWGIMGLAKRPGVAAVVSTKRLQNASKQKYKERLLKVILHEIGHNLGLKHCEDKKCLMTDAVEKVSTIDHALLGLCSNCSRQIGN
- a CDS encoding hotdog fold thioesterase, which translates into the protein MIWKTQPDLAQMNALSANTMGETLGMVFTTVADNYIEATMPVDNRTRQPYGLLHGGASAALAETVGSVASSLCIDNEQQICVGIEINCNHVRGKRSGIVTARAEPLHIGATTHVWDIKIRDEREKLVCVSRLTVSILKKKD